Proteins encoded by one window of Candidatus Finniella inopinata:
- a CDS encoding glycosyltransferase family 9 protein — protein MVNDVVHHYDERSSADLNILVIKLGALGDFVQATTAFAALKAYHPNAQLTLLTTAPYVDFARRLGFFDHILIDSRPKWYQWTQIRSLIKTLRSRSFDTVIDLQGVDRTRLYKRLFPRSTVWVDHPSSGNLPHPQDRFRYQLKAMAVHDLPTLDLGMLAEPLTVSNPYALLIPGASNAHGGRKKWPEENYASLAKYLLGQGIQPVIIGGPGESFPIITQQVPVALNLVGQTSFYQVIGLAQQALFAVGNDTGPMLLAASGGCPTLTLYSSVNPAAIGGAKGPKNFAIEMTDLKVLSLETVIEKTHADLI, from the coding sequence GTGGTGAATGACGTAGTTCATCATTATGACGAACGCAGCTCCGCAGATTTAAACATTCTAGTCATCAAACTGGGGGCGTTGGGTGATTTCGTTCAGGCAACAACGGCTTTTGCCGCATTGAAGGCCTATCATCCAAATGCTCAGTTGACGTTATTAACCACAGCCCCTTACGTTGATTTTGCCCGACGTCTGGGGTTTTTTGATCATATCCTGATAGATTCGCGCCCCAAGTGGTATCAGTGGACGCAGATTCGATCGCTTATTAAAACCTTGCGAAGCAGGTCGTTTGATACGGTGATCGATTTGCAAGGGGTGGACCGAACACGGCTTTATAAACGACTTTTCCCCCGATCGACCGTTTGGGTTGATCATCCTTCGTCTGGCAACTTGCCACATCCTCAAGATCGTTTCCGCTATCAGTTAAAGGCGATGGCTGTTCACGACCTGCCAACCCTAGATTTGGGGATGTTGGCAGAACCATTAACAGTATCGAATCCCTATGCGCTTTTGATTCCAGGTGCCAGCAATGCTCACGGTGGGCGCAAGAAATGGCCTGAAGAAAACTATGCGTCATTAGCGAAATATTTATTGGGGCAGGGGATCCAGCCGGTGATTATCGGCGGGCCGGGTGAATCATTTCCTATTATCACCCAGCAAGTTCCTGTAGCTTTAAACCTTGTGGGTCAAACGTCCTTTTATCAAGTGATTGGTTTGGCGCAGCAAGCCTTGTTTGCCGTTGGCAATGACACGGGTCCTATGCTGTTGGCTGCCAGCGGTGGTTGTCCAACTTTGACGTTGTATTCGTCAGTGAACCCAGCGGCAATTGGCGGGGCGAAGGGACCTAAGAATTTTGCGATAGAGATGACCGATTTAAAAGTTTTGAGTCTAGAAACAGTTATTGAAAAAACTCACGCTGATCTTATATGA
- a CDS encoding phosphohydrolase, whose protein sequence is MQTRLIVFCVAIVGLLSGCCTKKDVSVQNKIDVIWGTEVVDHPLIQDLIESPVMQRIKDVDQSGPTRYFGFVPAYSRFDHCVGVWALLKRFKCSFPEQVAGLLHDASHTAFSHLGDHIFSTPETDTSYQDTIHLWFLKQMNLESVLKPYGLSVGQVDPDYPGYKGLEQPLPDLCADRIEYNLHTGLLFKLITQQEVVEILNDLRFEGGIWFFTNQQSAKKLADLSLYFTEQTWGSAWNFVFNHYFTEIMKRAFKFGIVNSDQMHFGTDLKIMDILLKTTDPFIQRRIEACRHIHNSFKLAENGQRHDLYVQPKFRGVNPWVQVGQKLHRLTDLDFQFSRDFHGVKNRCKKGYAIVLSVKG, encoded by the coding sequence TTGCAAACGCGTTTAATCGTTTTTTGTGTTGCGATTGTTGGCTTATTGTCTGGCTGCTGTACGAAAAAAGACGTTTCTGTTCAGAATAAGATCGATGTTATCTGGGGAACGGAAGTTGTCGACCATCCCTTGATTCAAGACTTAATTGAATCGCCCGTGATGCAAAGAATTAAGGACGTTGATCAGTCGGGGCCTACTCGATATTTTGGATTTGTTCCCGCCTACAGTCGTTTTGACCATTGTGTTGGTGTGTGGGCCTTATTGAAAAGGTTCAAATGCTCTTTTCCAGAACAGGTGGCTGGATTGTTGCATGACGCCTCTCATACGGCTTTTTCCCATTTGGGCGATCATATTTTCTCAACGCCGGAGACGGATACGTCGTATCAAGATACGATCCATTTGTGGTTTTTAAAGCAAATGAATTTAGAATCTGTTTTAAAACCGTATGGCTTGTCGGTTGGTCAGGTGGATCCCGATTATCCCGGCTATAAGGGGCTTGAGCAACCCTTGCCGGATCTGTGCGCGGATCGAATTGAATACAATTTGCACACAGGCTTGCTTTTCAAACTTATTACGCAACAAGAGGTTGTGGAAATTTTGAATGACCTGCGGTTTGAGGGGGGAATTTGGTTCTTCACCAATCAGCAATCGGCCAAAAAACTTGCGGACCTTTCCCTATATTTTACAGAACAGACATGGGGGTCGGCTTGGAATTTTGTGTTCAACCATTATTTCACAGAAATTATGAAACGCGCGTTTAAATTTGGTATCGTAAACAGCGACCAGATGCATTTTGGTACTGATTTGAAGATTATGGATATCTTGTTAAAAACGACTGATCCCTTCATTCAACGACGGATTGAAGCTTGTCGCCATATTCATAATTCTTTTAAGCTGGCAGAGAACGGCCAGCGCCATGATCTTTATGTTCAGCCAAAGTTTCGGGGTGTGAACCCCTGGGTTCAGGTGGGTCAAAAATTACATCGCCTTACAGACCTTGATTTCCAGTTTTCTAGGGATTTTCATGGGGTCAAAAACAGATGCAAAAAAGGATATGCCATTGTGCTGTCGGTTAAAGGTTAA
- a CDS encoding NADP-dependent isocitrate dehydrogenase: MGVSDKKTVTLIPGDGVGPEITKATCQILEASGAAIEWEVCEAGAAVFKKGLSTGVPKETIDSIQRNRVVLKGPLETPVGYGEKSANVTLRKLFETYGNIRPVKEMAGVMSPYHGRGIDLVIVRENIEDLYAGIEHAQTPNVAQCLKLISRQGCEKISRLAFEFAKAEGRRKIHCATKANIMKLTEGLLKRTFEEVSKDYPDIESQHIIVDNCAHQLVKKPEQFDVIVMTNMNGDILSDLSSALVGGLGFAASANIGDSCAIFEAVHGSAPKYAGQNLINPTAMILSAVMMLRHMGQFDVAEKVDSAVQKTLARGILTRDVAGDKPFVSTTDFTQAVIEALSDVASRTHRHNPLDLSKVYSTDISAQTRDVVGVDIFIETHHQPNNIAACLQSLVKDSPWQLQSLSCRGLTIYPDMDISHLHLIDHIRCCFTLKNACLEMVDDHIVSLLKTVGEKYRWMHVEKLQTFDGVEAFSKAHGG, translated from the coding sequence ATGGGTGTTTCAGATAAAAAAACAGTTACCCTTATCCCTGGCGATGGTGTGGGGCCGGAGATCACCAAAGCCACTTGCCAAATTCTTGAAGCCTCAGGCGCAGCGATTGAGTGGGAGGTTTGCGAGGCCGGTGCCGCTGTTTTCAAAAAAGGCTTAAGCACGGGCGTTCCCAAAGAAACCATTGATTCAATCCAACGCAATCGTGTGGTGCTGAAGGGGCCGCTTGAAACCCCCGTTGGCTATGGCGAGAAAAGTGCGAATGTGACTTTGCGCAAACTTTTTGAAACCTATGGCAATATTCGCCCCGTCAAAGAAATGGCCGGGGTAATGAGCCCCTATCACGGGCGCGGCATTGACCTGGTGATTGTGCGCGAAAATATCGAAGATTTGTACGCTGGCATTGAACATGCCCAAACACCCAATGTCGCCCAATGTTTAAAATTAATTTCGCGTCAAGGTTGCGAAAAGATTTCTCGCCTAGCATTCGAGTTTGCCAAAGCAGAGGGCCGCCGAAAAATTCACTGCGCCACCAAAGCCAACATTATGAAACTGACCGAGGGGTTGTTGAAGCGGACCTTTGAGGAGGTTTCTAAAGATTACCCTGACATCGAAAGCCAGCACATCATCGTGGATAACTGCGCGCATCAGCTGGTCAAAAAGCCCGAGCAGTTTGATGTAATTGTGATGACCAATATGAACGGTGATATCCTAAGCGACCTTAGTTCGGCTCTTGTGGGTGGTCTTGGATTTGCGGCCAGTGCCAACATTGGTGACAGTTGCGCCATCTTTGAGGCTGTCCACGGGTCGGCTCCCAAGTACGCAGGTCAGAACCTGATTAACCCCACGGCGATGATCTTGTCGGCTGTCATGATGCTGCGGCATATGGGGCAGTTTGACGTTGCCGAAAAAGTCGACTCAGCTGTACAGAAAACATTGGCTAGGGGCATTTTAACGCGCGATGTGGCGGGTGATAAACCGTTTGTGTCAACCACTGATTTTACCCAGGCTGTTATAGAGGCTTTGTCTGACGTTGCTTCCAGAACCCATCGCCACAACCCTTTAGATTTATCGAAAGTTTATTCGACGGATATATCCGCGCAAACGCGGGACGTTGTGGGGGTTGATATATTTATTGAAACCCATCATCAGCCGAATAATATTGCCGCCTGTTTACAGTCCCTGGTCAAAGACTCACCATGGCAGCTGCAGTCGTTGTCCTGCCGTGGCCTAACCATATACCCCGATATGGATATCAGCCATTTACACCTTATTGATCATATTCGGTGTTGCTTTACGTTGAAAAACGCTTGCTTGGAAATGGTTGATGACCATATTGTTTCGTTATTGAAAACAGTTGGTGAAAAATATCGTTGGATGCATGTAGAGAAGTTGCAAACCTTTGATGGTGTTGAAGCCTTCTCGAAAGCCCATGGTGGATAA